TGTGCGCGATCCTCGGCCTGATCGGCTCGCTGTTCGTGCAGCGCCGCCGGATCTGGGTGCGGGCGGTCGCCATGCCGGACGGCACCACCCTGGTCGAACTCGCCGGGCTGGCCCGCAGCGAGTCCGCGAAGATCGCCGAGGAGCTGGCCGAACTCGCGGTCGACCTCCAGGACGACGCCCCGGCGCTCGACGAGCCCGCCTCCGACGAGCCGCGGCCGGATCGGGCCGAGGCCGGATCCGCACCCGACGCAACCCCAGACCCCGCAGTCCCTGCCGACCCGCACTCCAAGGAGTAGACGGTGCATCTCGCCTCGGCGGTCGACCCCAGCCTGGCCGACCTCTCCAACAAGCTCATCTACTCGGCCATGGCCGTGTACCTCTTCGGCATGTTCGCCTACATGTTCGAGTGGACCTTCGGCAGCAAGGGCGCGGTCGCCGTCCGCTCCTCCGAGCAGTCCAGCCTCGCCGAGACGGTGGCCGCGGCCGCCGTCGGCACGCCCGCGAAGGCGGCCAAGAAGGTCACCGTCACGGTGGCCGCGGCCGGCGGCGGCACCACCACGCTGACCCGCACCGCCCTCGCGGGCGAGGGCGCGACGGTCGTCACCAGCGGCCGCGAGGAGGGCGAGGAGGCCGACGGCCCGGGCGCGGCCGGCGGCAGCGAGAAGGCCGACCTGGCCGGGCGCATCGCCATCTCGCTCACCGTCCTCGGTGCGCTGCTGCACGCGGGCGGGGTGATCGCCCGAGGCCTGTCGGTGACCCGCTGGCCGTGGGGCAACATGTACGAGTTCTCGTGCGCCTTCGCGCTCACCATGGTGCTGGCCTTCCTGGCCCTGCTGGCGGCGAAGAAGCAGGCCCGCTGGCTCGGCCTGCCGGTGATGGTGGCCGGTCTGCTGACCCTGGGCGTGGCGACCACCGTGCTCTACACCGACTCCGAGCAGCTCGTCCCGGCCCTGCACTCGTACTGGCTGGCCATCCACGTCTCCACCGCGATCATCTGCGGCGGCGCGTTCTACGCGGCCTTCATCACCACCGCGCTCTACCTCGGCAAGGACTCGTACGACAAGCGGATCGCGGCCGGGCTGACCACCGGCCCGCTGCGCACCTCGGCCTCGGTCTGGCAGCGGCTGCCCGCCGCGTCCACCCTGGACAAGCTCTCGTACCGGATCAACGCCCTGGTCTTCCCGCTCTGGACCTTCACCATCATCGCGGGCGCGATCTGGGCCGAGGCCGCCTGGGGCAAGTACTGGGAGTGGGACCCGAAGGAGACGTGGTCCTTCATCACCTGGGTCGCCTACGCCTGCTACCTGCACGCCCGCGCCACCGCCGGGTGGAAGGGGCGCAAGGCGGCCTACCTGGCGCTGGCGGCCTTCGCCTGCTGGCTCTTCAACTACTACGGCGTCAACATCTTCGTCACGGGCAAGCACTCGTACGCGGGCGTCTGACGGCCGACCGGTTCGCACGGCCCGGTGCTCCGCAGGGGGAGGAAGCCGGGCCGTCGTCCTGAGCACCACGCTCCACCGCATCGCATTCTCAGGGGAGGGGACCGATGGCCGAGAACCGGGCGCGCTGTCCCGGCTGTGACCGCGCCGACGCGGTGACGACCGTCCGGGCGGCGTACGCCGACCACGAGTGGGCGGCCGGCGAGCCGTTCCGGCAGGCGGTGGCGCCGCCGGAGGCGGCCGGACCGCCGCCCCGGTGGGACCTCGGCGGGGCCGTCCCGGTGCTCGCGGTGTTCGGCGGCCTGCTGCTGGTCGGCGGGGTGAACACGGCGGCCTCGGACGGGATCGACGTCAGCAGCTCCTACCAGCTGGGCCGGGCCTTCAGCGGGTTCGTCCTGCCGGTGCTCCTGCTGGCCGCCGCCGGGGCCCGGTACCTGGTGCTGACCCTGCGGCACCGGGAGCGGCTGGCCGTCCACGCCTGGGAGACCGGGGTCGGGCAACGCCGTGCCGCGGTCTGGGAGGCGGCGCTGCTCTGCCGCCGGTGCGAGGCCGCGTTCTTCCCCGACGGGGTGCTGCGGCCGGACTTCCCGGCCTCGCCCCTGATCCCGCCGGCGTCCTTCCCGCTGATGGTCGCCACCATGGCCGAACGGGCCTACGGCGGGGTGCCGGTGCCGGTGCCGGTGAATGCGGTGGCCGCCGGGCCGCCGGCGCGGCCGTCCTGACGCTGCCGGGGGCGGTGTCCGGATATATGACAGTTTGTGGCAGGGTATGTGTCAGGCATCTGGGCCTGGCACGGGAGCGTCGAGGAGGACCGCGCAATGGAGTGCGACGAGGTCATGGTGACCGTCCGAATCACCGCCGCCGAGCGAACGCTGCTCCGCAGGCTCGCACAAGGGCACCACAGCGATCTGTCCGAGGTGGTGGCGGACGGCCTGCTGGACGTCATCCCCACCCTGCAGAGCCCGGCGGACGCGTACCGGCTGCTGGCCGCCCTGGCCGCCCCCGCGCCCTGCGCCCTGACGGTCTGGCTGCCCACCCCGCTGGCCGATCTGCTCGTCCCCGGCGCGGCCCGGGTGGCCCAGGTCACCGGGGTGCGGATCGGCTCCGCCAGCGCCATGCTGGGGGCCACCCTGCGGCTCTGGCTCACCCAGGACCCGAACCGGCTCGCCGCCAACCTCAGCGTGATGCACGCGGGCCGTCCCGCGGCCCTGGCCGCGGCCTGACCGGCCGACCCTGCCGCCCCGGGCCCGGACGGCCCCCGCCCCGACCTGACGGGCCGTCCTGGCCCTTCCGGGCGACCGGACCGTCCCGACCGGACCGTCCGACCGACCTGACCCGACGGGCCGCCCGGCGGCGGAGAGCGAGAGGCGTACGCCGATGGGAAGCACCGCCCGGACCGTCCTGCTGACCGGAGTAGCCGGCTTCACCGGCGGCTGGACGGCCCGCGAGCTCCGCCGAGCCCTGCACCGGGCGGACGCGGAGGCCTCGCGGCCGTCCGTCCTACGGCTGCTGACCCACCGGCGGCCGGTGCCGGACGGGGCCGATGCCGGGCCTGCGGCCGGGGCCCTGCCGCGGCCGGAGCACGCCCGGGGCGACCTCACCGATCGGGCCTCGCTGCGCGGCCTCTGCGACGGCGTGGACACCCTGGTGCACCTCGCCGTCCGGGTCGGCGAGGACGAGGAGGAGGCCCACGCGGTCAACGTGGAGGGCACCCGCAACCTGCTCGCCGAGGCCGGCCGCGCGGGAGTGCGCCGGATCGTCCAGCTGGGCACCGCGGCCGTCTACCGCGACGGCGCCCACCGGGGGGCCGCCGAGGGTGAGTTGGCAACCGGGCCGGTCTCGGTCACCAGCCGGACCCGGCTCGCGGGCGAGCAGCTCGTGCTCGCGGCCGGCGGTACGGTGCTGCGCCCGCACCTGATCTACGGGGCCGGGGACACCTGGTTCGTGCCGGCGCTGGCCCAGCTGATCCGCGGGCTGCCGCACTGGGTGGACGGTGGGCGGGCCAGGCTCTCGCTGGTCGCCGTCGACGACCTGGCCCGCGTCCTCGCCGCGCTCGCCGTCCGCCCGGGGCCGGACCTCGCGGCGGGCCCGGCCTCGAGCCCGGCAGAGGGTCCGGCAGAGGGTCCGGCAGGGCGGGTGCTGCACGCCGGCCACCCCGTCCCGGTCACCACGCGCGAGCTGGTCACCACCGTGGCCACCGCACTGGAACTCCCGCTGCCCGAAGGGGACATCAGCATGGCGCGGGCGCTGGAGCTGCTCGGCGGCGCCACTCCTGTCCGGGAGCGCCGGCTCTCGCTGCTGGCCGTCGACCACTGGTACGACAGCTCCCGGCTCTGGGCACCGGCCGGCTGCGACCCCGGCCCGGGCTTCGCCGCGCGGTTCGCGGACCACGCGCCCTGGTACCGCGCCGCCCTGGGCGTCGGCTCCGGCGCCGCACCCGTCGGCCGCCCGGGCTGAGCGCACCCGGCCGGGCCGCGGGGCGGCGCCCGGTCAGGAGGCGATCTGCAGGCCCTGGCCGCGGGAGTCCCGGAAGCCCGGGCCGTCGAGCAGCGCCGGCGCGTCCAGCAG
The sequence above is a segment of the Kitasatospora sp. NBC_00240 genome. Coding sequences within it:
- the ccsB gene encoding c-type cytochrome biogenesis protein CcsB; the protein is MHLASAVDPSLADLSNKLIYSAMAVYLFGMFAYMFEWTFGSKGAVAVRSSEQSSLAETVAAAAVGTPAKAAKKVTVTVAAAGGGTTTLTRTALAGEGATVVTSGREEGEEADGPGAAGGSEKADLAGRIAISLTVLGALLHAGGVIARGLSVTRWPWGNMYEFSCAFALTMVLAFLALLAAKKQARWLGLPVMVAGLLTLGVATTVLYTDSEQLVPALHSYWLAIHVSTAIICGGAFYAAFITTALYLGKDSYDKRIAAGLTTGPLRTSASVWQRLPAASTLDKLSYRINALVFPLWTFTIIAGAIWAEAAWGKYWEWDPKETWSFITWVAYACYLHARATAGWKGRKAAYLALAAFACWLFNYYGVNIFVTGKHSYAGV
- a CDS encoding NAD(P)-dependent oxidoreductase; protein product: MGSTARTVLLTGVAGFTGGWTARELRRALHRADAEASRPSVLRLLTHRRPVPDGADAGPAAGALPRPEHARGDLTDRASLRGLCDGVDTLVHLAVRVGEDEEEAHAVNVEGTRNLLAEAGRAGVRRIVQLGTAAVYRDGAHRGAAEGELATGPVSVTSRTRLAGEQLVLAAGGTVLRPHLIYGAGDTWFVPALAQLIRGLPHWVDGGRARLSLVAVDDLARVLAALAVRPGPDLAAGPASSPAEGPAEGPAGRVLHAGHPVPVTTRELVTTVATALELPLPEGDISMARALELLGGATPVRERRLSLLAVDHWYDSSRLWAPAGCDPGPGFAARFADHAPWYRAALGVGSGAAPVGRPG